The Dermacentor variabilis isolate Ectoservices chromosome 4, ASM5094787v1, whole genome shotgun sequence genome contains the following window.
TCGTAATGGTGTTTGCCTCACTCCTGGAGTACGCCACGGTAGGATATCTGGGCAAGAGAATCGCCATGAGGAAAGCCCGCTGCCAACAGCTGGCTAAGCTGGCCGAAGAGCACAGACAGAAGCGAGCTAACGCCGCTTCAGCGGGCGAGGCCGGCTCAGAGCCCTTGCTAGCCAGTCCTGAAGTGCCGGTAGTCAAGACGGTCGTAAGTACACGCTGCACTACCCAAACTCCCTTCTCGAGCTTTTTTTACTCACCCGCACCTGCAAAGACGTCCCGATGTCGCTGCTCAGTTCTTAACAAAGaacaattcttctttcttttttttaatttcttcttatctttcttcttttcccctTGTTCACTTCCATCTTTCCTAACACCCTGCGTGTTCACCTACGCACCGCTCTTTTGATGTTGTTTGTGCCGTCTTGTTGTTGTAAGTTAATGGTACGGGGCCCACCGCAAGTCCTTACCACCAGGTTGGTGGCTCAGTTTACTGGTGGCAACGATCAAGGTAATTGGAAGGTAAGTGATCACAAGCCGTTGTGGCGGCGATTTGTTACACTACTCAGTAGAATGGCTTCCATTCCATCATGTGGCATTATTCCGGAAGGTCCCTGCAGAAACAGTAAGTCTTGAATGCGTCCATGACACCGTGTAGATGTTGAATGTTTGTGCGTCAGCATCTTCACTTCAACAATCGTGTTTTACTGGTGCGCGATACGTGCTCTACCGCGTTCtggatgctgcaaacaaacgtgACAGGGTGAGCGCGAAAATTCGCTACAGCGGTGGGACCGAGGTGGAACCCAGCGCGGTGTTGAGAAACGCCTGGCGTCAATGAGACGATTGAGCCGAAGGAATTAATGCCATCTGCCGCGATTGATGTTGGAGCCGCACAGTTCTCTGCCCACAGCACCAGCTATGAACTTAGGCACTTTGTCATGCATGAACCTAGGCTGCACAGCTTTTTGCTTGCACCGACTCTAGGATGCTGTGACAGAACGAGCTCATATTCATGCTTGCTTCATGAGAACCATACTCGTGAGCTTCGTAGCGTTTGAGATCATCATCACGGAAGGTTTTGCCcacgtcatcatttcatgcagtGCAATGATAGAATCATTGTGGCATACGGACATTACATAAAGGGATCTGTGTCTTGATCTTCCGGAACGAAGTGACCTAATTTTCTAGGGTATATGTCCAAAGCTTATACTTATCTTCTGTGTGATTTTCTCCTCTACTTCCAAACAGCACGTTCTCTAAGAAACAGCACACTCAATAACATAGTGACACTCCAGGCAACCCAATTGAACTTCCCCGATAGGAAAGGCCTTGGAATACTCTAAACCAATGTTGTAGCAACCAGGATCTGCTGTCGTGTGGGTGGTGATTCACGCGGGCTTCCTCAGCCGCGTCTTGCCGCCGGCCCATAGAGATAGCTTACCAATGGCCGCCTGTTTCTTCACTTCCCTAGGGAACTACTCACGCTTGGTATGTGAGATACGCTTCGTGCGTTCCATGGGATATTACCTGATCCAGATGTACATCCCTGCTGGCCTCATCGTCGTAACCTCTTGGGTGTCCTTTTGGCTCCACCGTAACGCTAGCCCGGCCCGCGTGGCCTTAGGCGTCACCACAGTGCTCACCATGACCACGTTAATGTCCAGCACGAACGCTGCACTGCCCAAAATATCGTACGTCAAGAGTATCGACGTCTACCTGGGGACGTGCTTCGTGATGGTGTTTGCGGCCCTCCTGGAATACGCCACGGTAGGATATCTGGGCAAGAGAATCACCATGAAGAAGACGGCCAAGCAGCAGCTGGCCAAGATGGCGCAAGAGCATGCCTCCCGGAATGCACCGCCGCCTTCATCGGAGCCCGAGCCTGAGCCGGCGATGGTCAGTCCGGAACTGCCCGTTGCCAAAATAGTCGTAAGTACATCGCGCCTCTAATTTTCCTATGGCCTGCCCCGCTACTTGCTTTGGATGCGTCTCTACGATGTCACTGTTCCTCTggttcgtcttctttctttcattatcttctctttctctctatctctcagcCTTTCGGCATTCATTGtaacacctctctctctctctctctatctctttctctctatccaCCCTTGCTACTCCTGACACAGCTTTGTAGTGTTGCAACAGTGTTTGTAGCGTTGTTTAATGAGACTGCTGTCTCCCCGACTCACTTTTGCCTCCCTAGCACGGAAGCCTCCTTCCTACGGCGGGAACCGAAACAGGTCAACAGGAACAAGGTTTGGTGCATTCCTCATGCAAGCTCAGCTTGGTGTAAAACCTTTTGCATGATTCTCTTCTTACGTTCTTCTCGGGGGCTCTAGCTGCTACCTGCGGTAAAAGGTAATGTATGAACGTGAGGGACGCTATGGCTTATCCGTAGAAAAGGTTTCATACTCGCGACAGGCAGATGCGGAAGGCGATTCTTTTATCGCAAACGGGCAGTTTGTGTCCAAACAAGATAACTTGGCTATTAGCCTTCTTTACACGTGTGTATCGCAATACCATTAGAAGTGGTTGTCTTGATAAATTACCAAGTTCTAAATAGTAATGATTGTGGTCACAATAGTCACTCGTCAAACTTTCCCTTGAGACAAAACAAGTTACTCACCTTTGTAGTGATGTAATGTCTGCACATGACACATCGTACAAGATGTAAGTGCTGCATGTCACGCCCGCAAATAACCACGATTGTACTGTCGCACTGTTGTCCAAATAACGTATATAACATTATATGATTGACATTCACCGGTTTGTGTTGATTTTCTCAAATTTGGAGTTCTCGAGCCAGCCCTTCAGCCTTCGACCGTAGTCTTTGTAGTGATTCCACTTCGCATACCCGTTTTATTTTTGTAGAGACATTCGAGGGCACTCGGATGTTTTGCGAGTGTCACGAGCAAGCTTTCTTCGCGTTTACTTTCGCGTGCTTTTACAGACTCAGAATGCGTGCACTTAAAGCGCTTTGCAGTGAGTAGCAACGAAGCGTACTACAGCTCTGCCTAACGGCAGTTAATAGCTGTGTCAGAATGAGAGCTAGAAATAAGGAAGCAACAAATTTTGAGCACTTGTTGACCACGTGCTTCACTGCGAGAATAGATTATCTCATCACCAACACACGCGTCCTCGCATTGCTACTAGTATAAGGTAAATTGTTGATTCTTAGCTATGCAGAACAGCTTGTGCATTACATCAATATTTTGAAGTACTTACATGGAGAATTCGCCTGATTGCCCAATGAAGCTTACAACGAGCAGAAATACTTTTCGCTTTAAGTCAGTGCCGAAAGGCTTGATACGCAGTAGGAGCACCATTGCGCTAAGCTAGGGGCAGGTACGACGGCCCTTACGACTACTTTTCTGGTTACATCCACAATATATCATGATTGAATCCAGTTTTCATGTTAACGGCGATTTTACGTTAGATATAGACGTATATTAAACGTCATATtttgtatttaattaaatgacaATGCAACTAGTAATGGTCTAAGTGTATGGCACCATGTTTCAATTTTGAGAGAACCGACAGTCTGAACTCAGCGAATGCGAAATCGCTTGAAACTCGGTCCCGAAAGGTCGTTACTCGTTCGACGTACTTTAAAAGAAATTTCGAATGTGAAGCACCAGACGTGCTGTAGACGTTTTACGATGTGTTGATAAGGTCGGCGTCTCTTCCTTCTTACTAGAGTCCTTCCTACTTCTGCGCGCATTAGCTCCAAATTTGTCCTTTACATTAAAGCAACGAGGACCGTTGGAAACCACCGACGCTGCTCGTGCAAAAGGAAATGGCTCCCGACCAAACAGTCGTGTTTTCGAGAACCACTCAAAGTGTTGTGCTTAGGGGACGAAACGGTAGCTGTTCTTCTCACGAAGACTTTCCCTCATTTTCCGCTTCACCAAATCAACACTCATGTCTCACGAGACAAGCGCATGCACTCCATGCACATAACTCCAGCACCCCACTGCTCTCGCGAAAGCGCACGTTTCTTCCCTCCGTTTCTCTGTGGCTCACCGATTCGATGAGAATCGTCATTGTCCAGCCTTGTTTGGCTTAGTAGTAGAAGGGACGGGAGCACACGCCAACGCCGAGTACTTTTCACGTTGAAGGGCAAACCCAAGTACCGCCTCTTCGTTGCCGCCACTTTCTGGTGCTGAGACGGTCGCGACAACGAACAATTGTCGCTATCCCTGGCATCGGGCGCGCGAAAGAGGTGACACTTGGCCAACGTCCTAGTAAGAATATGTCACGTGTGGCGTTTCGTTCACTTTGTATTGCAAGCTGGCACCGTAAAGAATGCGTAGCGACAAAGGGTACGCAAAGGATGCGATGGTACGGTGAACTCTGTCTGTCATCTCTAAACATGCGCCCACATTTATTCATGATGCTATTATTCGACTGATTTTTCCTCAACTTCGAAAGCATCGTTGTCCCTTCAACATTTCATCTCCAAGATCTTCATATAAAGGTATGACAACAGCTACGACGAGTACAGAATGAATCAGGTCGGAAGCAGATGGACCCACATAACTCCTGCTTCTTCACTTCTCGTCTCCAGACAGTGACTGCAATCTGAGCCATTCGTCATGTGCACGCAAGTATAAGGTGTCTTAACACAATGACAGATGTCATAAATCAATGACTAAATTAACTTGAGCTCACTTACAACTGTTTGCGTGGCTAGAGTGACTCAAGTAGCGGCTAGGATCGTATAGCTCGAATAAAGTTTCACATGGTTCGCAAGTTGCCGATCAACTATCGAAATGCGTATGGTTAAGCCGGGACCAAACTCGGTTAGCTGCTTCGTGCCGATCAAGGCCGAATATGGATCGCGATGACCGACAGAGTTCACAGGGGCACGCCGAGCGCAATCCGATTGAGCAAGTTCTGTTGCACCGTCTCGAGCATCGTTGCGGGAGCCGCGCAGCTTAAAAACGCGCTCTCCTGTGGCGTGTGTCTCCTCCCCATCTCCTTCCCCGATTCAGGAAACTACTCCCGCCTGGTATGTGAAATACGGTTCGCCCGCTCCATGGGCTACTACCTGATCCAGATCTACATCCCGGCCGGATTGATCGTGGTTATTTCCTGGGTCTCCTTTTGGCTCCACCGTAACGCTAGTCCAGCTCGCGTCGCGCTCGGCGTCACCACCGTGCTCACGATGACCACACTCATGTCCAGTACCAACGCAGCGCTGCCCAAAATATCCTACGTCAAGAGTATCGACGTCTACCTGGGCACATGTTTCGTAATGGTGTTTACCGCGCTCCTGGAGTACGCCACGGTAGGATATCTCGGCAAGAGAATCACCATGAGGAAAACCCGCTGTCAGCAGCTGGCAAAACTTGCAGAGCAACACAGGCAGAGATGCGCCGCAGCTTCTTCCAACGAGCCAAGCTCTGAGCCCTTGCTAGCCAGTCCTGAAGTATCCATTGTCAAGACGGTCGTAAGTGAACActatctctctcttttcttcttctctttaagGCCTCGTTGTATTTCTTTTACCTCATTACTTTTGTGTActcttcattttttgtttgtGCGTTTGTTTTTTTACATCTTGCTGTCTGCTCTCGCATATACTCGCCTCTTTTTGGCGAGCAGCCGTCATGAAGTGAGTCAGTTTGGTTCGAACAGTTTTATAACGAAAGAAGCGGGATTGATCATTTACTTGGCAAGCTCGTTCAATGTTCGTGCGCGCAAATTTCAAGCCCAGTATTTGTTATcagttttatttcttcatttctaGTCTACGTTTACCTAGATACGTGTATTTCAAGTAGTGCTTAGCACAGGCCTCTTAAAGGAAACAGGGTAGTTGTCCGTACATTTTAACGCGAAAcagttaagggccccatgtcgcagaacatCCGGCGTCGGTATCCGGCGTCCGGCGCCGACCGTCCTGTGAGCGAAATAttattccgaaccacgcatacccaaccacgcatgCACCCCGTGCAACGCAGAGGCGTTACGGAACcgaactgaatttctcaaagtaaaatgcgtcaaaaACATCGtgaagtacgacttgcacacaacccacagatatgatagcgtcggattgcagTTTGAATGTACAAGAAAttataattctgttacgcggaagctCAAACTCAAACTCTTTTTCAAGCGTTTTAACCACTCGTAGAGTGGcgtgcccggttccttgcaacaccatctaGGAGGTGCTCGcatccgcgcatccgcggcccccgcaagaggccgcgtttctaccagaaaacacgccttcgtgcgtagcgttccccgccagcgtttcctggcaAACATTAACGTTATattagctgcagttgccgggaagcgtaagGAGCACtctgggatctttgaatgttatcgcgttcagctcttaaagacgaagcttcaGCGTACTCCAAATTTTTATTCCCGTGCCGGCGCATTTGTACAGTGCAAGTGTGGGGCCACTGACAAGTTTTGCACAGCGCGCTGCTTGTTAATTTGTGAGTTTCAGCTGATATAGGCTTCTTTTGTTCGTAATGCTGTATTTTCCGATTCTGTATTTCCGTTGTATTAGCTACCAATCCCCGCGTCagattattattttctttttctttttgtatctgCTTTTATCGAGGCCTGTCATTAGGAAGAGTGCGCCTTTTGATTACGCCGCATGTGCTCAGCACTTCCGATTGatctaaaaagaaagaagagacaaCTGCGCGGCAACATCACTGATTTGAACTGTGCACATTTGTCACATTCACTAAGGGGCACGTTGAGTGGGGAGCGTGCACGGCTTTGGAAACACCAGTTGTTTATATACTCCCTATCACAAGTGTGTCACAATGGAGTGGAGGCTTATAGGATACATGACGTAAAGACACGATAACTTTCACGATCCGTTCCTGATTGGTGGAAGCTAGTACAGTTTTTACTGCACTACTACATCTTTGTGGAACGAACCTCTTACTCCGCAGTAAAATCTGGCAGTGAATtgcaaattatgaggagtgctgcCGGGCTAGAAATTGTGCAGACAACGTTTTGAAACAAAAGGGCGTGCCTAGTGGTATGCTCACGTGATCGCGGCTCCTGACTGGCTTACGCCAGCTTACGCCACGTTACTCTGAAACttaatatagaaaaaaaatttaattatggggttttacgtttcAAAACCCCGATccgaatatgaggcacgccgtagtgggggagtccaTGAATTTGGACCGCAGCTGGGTTTTTtcaaatctaagaacacgggtgtttttgcatttagcccccattgaaatgcggccgctgtggccggcgGGTAAACGGaacgtgtgtgtatatatatatatatatatatatatatatatatatatatatatatatatatatatatatatatatatatatatatatatatatattcgttttcTAATAGTGTTACACTGGGCCAGCACTGTGACAGAAGTGGTGTGCCTCCACAATTTGTATTCTAACTAGGCTATGGCATCCACTCCAGTGCCACATTATTGTGAAACAGAGTATACAAAGGAGCTGACTCACTTCAAACCACAACAGTTATCTCTCTATATCTCTCTTTAGTTTATTCTACTTCACTGCAAGCATGTCGCATTCTTTGTTTTGGGCAGTTCACCATGCATTCTTTTAAAAGAAATTGTTTATAATTTCCTTCACTCGCTTCGCTAGAGGCACCCTGGTCACGGTAAGAGGTTAACGTGTACAACACAACTTGCACGGTGACTTTACTCTACGCTTATGTGCACGAGAAGGGACGTCTTTGCAGGGGCGCAATATCTCTCCCTGCTCATCCTTTCTCTTTCACTTgcttacctttctctctctctctctctctctctagctgcCTCTTTTAATCAGAAGTGCTATGCATAGAGTTGTGAATTCGAGGATTACGGCTGGCTAAGTCGCAGAAGTCTTTTTGGCGTTTATTATTTACCAATGAACACCAGTCCTTCTCATTTTTCCGTTCCCAAATTATACGGTGAAACTCTTCAACAAGGCAAAGCATTGATCTCATGCGCGTACCTTCTCAAATCATAAAACTAGCTTTCTATAAGCTCGAAGACTCCTCGGAAAGCAGCCTTTTCATAAGTATAAGCATTATTTAGATGAAACAACATATACTTTTTGATCTCAGACGTGTAATCCCTGTTTCGCTCAAGTAGTATTTAAAAAACAATCATTATGGTATATTTCCCAGCCGCTTTTTTTCACCACACCTGATATTAAAATACATGGTGTCGTTAAAGAAATATCAGCACGGAagtgttgtaaaaataaattctAAGGCTATTTACCTCTATGCTCTGAGTGCTGTTCCGATTAATCCGCTCTGGTACAGTCGGCTCCCCGTATCTTTTCCTGTCTCGAGCTTGACTCTTATTGCCTCGTAAAACGAGACTTTTTATCTCCCCGAGGTCTTCCTGACTCGGCGTTATTACAGGCCCTCTTGTCACGCATATGCAGAGCGAATAAACGTGTATAGACAGGCTTCATCAACTTCTCTTTTATGGCGTCTTTCCTTTCCTAGTGTGCTCTATCTTTCTTCGCCtttccgtttttttcttcttcctttcctttcttcttcttgttcttcttcttctctcactgctttgaatgctgtcgcattGCCGGTCTCCGTCGTAGCTCACGCAACCCTCTGCACCGCCACGCATTGCCTCTCTCGATCACGCTGTCACACGATctgcttactctttttttttatctctctctctctctctcctctctcgctACAATTTTTTTACCCAACTCCGCGGGTATCTTGAATGCGGAGACACCGCTTCCGTTTCCTTCGTGCCCACTCtatactttctttctctctatctctcttgtcttttttttttcgatggcgCACAATGCCGAACCTCAATCCACGGTGCAGCGACTCTCCGTCTACGCCTATCTCTGCTATTCGCGTGTCAAATCGACAGCCAGCCAGCGGAAACTGCACCACTTCTCTAGGCTTCGGCACTTGGCTTTTGCTCCGTACGCATCAAAAAAGGTTCTTGCGCAATGCGGGAGCGCGCCCTCGTGGTGAAACTGCGCTGCCGATACGCAAGGCACTGCAGATGCGGGGGCCGCGACAGAACATGTATTGCGCGTGATGCTGCAAACGGACACTGCGCTAGAACGCGCCCATCAgcgatcgctttttttttttcgttcgcatGATCTAAAGCTTCGGAGCGTGGTGAAAGCTACGTAGGCTCCGTtatactttttttattttcttctttttaacttgCCAGAAGCCAAGTAACCTCATCGGCGAGTGATAGGAGCAAATTTATTCGTACTTTGTTATCTGTGTTACTTTCGGCGTTAGCTTGAGTAAATTACAGCGGAGAGTTGTCAGTTGCGCAGACAGGGTGCACACAACGTTAAGAGAAAGAGCACAATATTGTTTCTAGTAGTATAATGTTAGCTACGCAAAgaacatagaaagaacaaaccaaCGGTAAAAGTAGAACAAAGGACACTACAAAGCATCACTTTGTCACCTATTGTTACCAAGCACTGTCAGAGACGAAGCTGAGTACAGTACTGAAAACGACGACGCTCGTTGATATATAAACAATATAAGCTTGATAATTGTCAATTGCTGCTGCCAGCGTTCGAAGACAATTTGCATTATGTGAATGTATGTCGTATTTAAGACTACGAGAAGGAACTGAATGTGCATATACTGAATTACTATTTTGGAACACTGTAGAAACAACGTGAATTTTAAATGCGAGTGACAATTAGTGAATCTCGCTGGTGAGGATGACAAATGAGGTCATGTAAAGATCTTTGTCCAAACATTTTGTTTTCGAAACAGTAGCATCAGTGGATAGCGGCACAGGCTACGCTATATCTGCGCATAGTTTCGCAAATTTTGTTAAGAAAAAACAATCCTCAAGGTCAACAATATCGAAAGCCAGTTCAATGTGTCTCTTTTGTACTTTCCACCTAATTCATTGCCACCAAAGAGGCAGAGGCTCTACGCTACCAGTGGAGGGACGCATTCATGTCGCACGGGTATGTTTAGTTCAGACGTGGCACAGCTTTCAACTTATACTTACGCAACGCTGCCACGAAAGATCACTCGATGAGCGAACATTTACTACACCAAGTTATTGCGCTTGTAGATTACGGAGTCAGTTCGTGTCGTTGGCTTGAGGAATGGCATTGTAATATCGCGCCTTTCTAGGGATACGTAGTCTGCTACTTATGAGCGGCGAAAGGTTCGAATTAAAAGAACGAGTCGAAGAGAGACTCTCACGCGTCGGCGGTGTGGAGGCGCGTGTGAGTCGCATCGGGGCCGGAGTGGTGGAGCCCCAGTTGCGATCCTTGTGGGTGCCACCCCCGGTTTCCCAGGGTTCCTGTCAAGTTTGTCCTGCTGCGGTGGCATCCCAAGGACAACCGAGGGAAGCACCACCAACCGGATTTACCATGGTGAGTCGTCGAAAACGCCGACGCCGGCGCCAACGCGGCGCGCGCACCACACTCCGTGACAAGTCTTCtgatcgttgttgttgttttatttcattcttcGGCGCGTTTGAAAGCAGTGGCAGGAATTGAACGTGTACTCATAAGAAACTCGCATCATTGCGTTTTTTGAGAAAAGATGGCGACGCCACGAGCGCTTCAAGTTTAAAAGCAGTGCTTAAAACCAGGGACCAAGTCAAGAAGGGAGACAGGACACATGTGCCGATAACTGCACAGTTGTAGTCGCCGTATGTCTCCTCGTCCTACTTCGGCGCATTTGTCCTCGTTTGCTTTGTCCCTCGTTTTAAGAGCCTCGTTTAAAGATTAACCAGTAGCAACTCGCCATGTTTTACT
Protein-coding sequences here:
- the LOC142577645 gene encoding gamma-aminobutyric acid receptor subunit beta-like, which codes for MAACFFTSLGNYSRLVCEIRFVRSMGYYLIQMYIPAGLIVVTSWVSFWLHRNASPARVALGVTTVLTMTTLMSSTNAALPKISYVKSIDVYLGTCFVMVFAALLEYATVGYLGKRITMKKTAKQQLAKMAQEHASRNAPPPSSEPEPEPAMVSPELPVAKIVVSTSRL